From the genome of Variovorax sp. RA8, one region includes:
- a CDS encoding SMP-30/gluconolactonase/LRE family protein, which produces MQRPECILAEPDGTLWVADARGGVTRIASDGSQRFIGQKADEGFQGHSEATTQDHQAKFTQGTLPNGLAFAANGDILISNFGTDLLEVMTRDGTTRTLYDRIDGMPIGKVNFVLRDSRDRIWLTVSTRVNPWTAAVTSRVRDGYVAVVERGRLHVVADGFRFTNEIRLDAREEWLYIVETTGPCITRMRLDESRPGRVALVNRETFGPSHLGGMPDGIAFDVHGNLWCTLIMTDQLIAVTPQGDKRILLDDGDSVASARLLERMANGTLRVEDMQSARGTIAPWLASITFGGADLRTVYLGSLMGTRIPFFRSPVPGLPMVHWKQASNATRNAAHAA; this is translated from the coding sequence TTGCAGCGTCCGGAGTGCATCCTGGCCGAGCCCGACGGCACGCTCTGGGTCGCAGACGCGCGCGGCGGCGTCACCCGCATCGCATCTGATGGATCGCAGCGCTTCATCGGGCAGAAGGCCGACGAGGGCTTCCAGGGTCACTCGGAGGCCACCACCCAGGACCACCAGGCGAAGTTCACGCAGGGCACGCTGCCGAATGGCCTGGCATTCGCGGCGAACGGGGACATCCTGATCTCGAACTTCGGAACGGATCTTCTCGAGGTGATGACGCGCGACGGTACCACCCGCACCCTGTACGACAGGATCGACGGGATGCCCATCGGGAAGGTCAACTTCGTGCTTCGGGACTCGCGCGACCGGATCTGGTTGACAGTCTCCACCCGTGTGAACCCATGGACAGCGGCCGTGACATCAAGGGTGCGCGACGGATATGTCGCCGTCGTGGAGCGAGGACGCCTGCACGTCGTTGCCGACGGCTTTCGCTTCACCAACGAAATTCGCCTCGACGCCCGCGAAGAGTGGCTGTACATCGTCGAGACGACCGGACCGTGCATCACGCGCATGCGGCTGGACGAGTCCAGGCCCGGCCGGGTCGCCCTTGTAAACCGCGAGACGTTCGGTCCCAGTCATCTCGGCGGGATGCCCGACGGCATTGCATTCGACGTGCACGGGAACCTCTGGTGCACCTTGATCATGACCGATCAGCTGATCGCGGTGACGCCGCAGGGAGACAAGCGGATCCTGCTGGACGATGGCGATTCGGTTGCGAGCGCACGACTGCTGGAGCGCATGGCCAACGGGACGCTCCGGGTGGAGGACATGCAGAGCGCACGGGGAACGATCGCCCCCTGGTTGGCCAGCATTACCTTCGGTGGCGCGGACCTGAGAACGGTCTACCTTGGAAGCCTGATGGGGACCCGGATCCCGTTTTTCCGCTCGCCGGTTCCCGGTCTGCCGATGGTCCATTGGAAGCAAGCGAGCAACGCAACCCGCAATGCGGCCCACGCAGCCTGA
- a CDS encoding AI-2E family transporter — MNSPDLQRTVFLLLLAAVTAAFFWILLPFFGAVLWAVALAILFTPLYRRLLKRMPGRHNLAALATLAICLVIVIIPLAMVTVSLVQEASLVTQRIRTGEINFARYFQQVLGAMPQWLLNLLDRFGLGNVEAMLSRIAQGAAQTGQLVATQALNIGQNTFDFVVSFALMLYMLFFLLRDGAALSKLIREALPIARPHTHFLLNKFTTVIRATVKGNVAVAAVQGALGGLAFWVLGVQGALLWAALMAFLSLLPAVGAALIWLPVAIYFLATGHVWEGVALIVFGVVVIGLVDNVLRPILVGKDTQMPDYIVLMSTVGGMALFGVNGFVIGPVVAALFMATWDLFASSNEEAAGPP, encoded by the coding sequence ATGAATTCACCCGATCTGCAGCGCACGGTCTTCCTCCTCCTGCTCGCGGCCGTGACGGCCGCCTTCTTCTGGATCCTGCTGCCCTTCTTCGGCGCGGTGCTCTGGGCCGTGGCGCTGGCCATCCTGTTTACCCCGCTCTACAGGCGGCTGCTCAAGCGCATGCCGGGGCGCCACAACCTGGCAGCGCTGGCCACCCTGGCGATCTGCCTGGTGATCGTGATCATCCCGCTGGCGATGGTGACGGTCTCGCTGGTGCAGGAGGCCTCGCTGGTGACGCAGCGCATCCGCACGGGCGAAATCAACTTTGCGCGCTACTTCCAGCAGGTCCTCGGCGCCATGCCGCAGTGGCTGCTCAACCTGCTCGACCGCTTCGGCCTGGGCAACGTGGAGGCGATGCTGTCCCGGATCGCGCAGGGCGCCGCCCAGACCGGCCAACTGGTCGCCACGCAGGCGCTCAATATCGGGCAGAACACCTTCGATTTCGTGGTGAGCTTCGCGCTGATGCTCTACATGCTGTTCTTCCTGCTGCGCGACGGCGCCGCGCTGTCGAAGCTCATCCGCGAGGCGCTGCCGATAGCGCGGCCACACACGCACTTCCTGCTCAACAAGTTCACGACCGTGATCCGCGCCACCGTCAAGGGCAACGTGGCGGTGGCCGCCGTGCAAGGCGCCCTGGGGGGGCTGGCCTTCTGGGTGCTGGGCGTGCAGGGCGCGCTGCTGTGGGCAGCGCTGATGGCCTTTCTCTCGCTGCTGCCCGCGGTCGGGGCGGCGCTGATCTGGCTGCCGGTGGCCATCTATTTCCTGGCGACCGGCCACGTCTGGGAAGGCGTCGCGTTGATCGTCTTCGGCGTGGTGGTGATCGGCCTCGTCGACAACGTGCTGCGCCCGATCCTGGTGGGCAAGGACACGCAGATGCCCGACTACATCGTGCTGATGTCCACGGTGGGCGGCATGGCGCTGTTCGGGGTGAACGGCTTCGTCATCGGGCCGGTGGTGGCGGCGCTTTTCATGGCGACCTGGGACCTGTTCGCTTCGTCGAACGAAGAGGCTGCGGGGCCGCCCTAG
- a CDS encoding GntR family transcriptional regulator, producing the protein MTTTDVTPTTIAARVVEAILAQKLAPGERLGEQQLAENFGVSRTMVREALMQLQARGFVEVQSRRGWYVVEPSAEEARDAFAARRIIEAGILAESGRPLSKVIRKLREHIADEKRAIAGADAATRAFLLADFHVCLADQMGHRLLCDVLRDLTARTTLAATLFQSTHEAGQSCAEHAAIVAALEAGEMKRARQLMLDHIGNVEEALEAEVAASPAADERLRATLAPVALPRASR; encoded by the coding sequence ATGACTACCACCGATGTCACCCCCACCACCATTGCCGCACGCGTGGTCGAAGCCATCCTCGCCCAGAAGCTCGCGCCCGGCGAGCGCCTCGGCGAGCAGCAGCTGGCGGAGAATTTCGGGGTCAGCCGCACCATGGTGCGAGAGGCGCTGATGCAGCTGCAGGCGCGGGGCTTCGTCGAGGTGCAGTCGCGCCGCGGCTGGTATGTGGTGGAGCCCTCGGCCGAGGAGGCGCGCGATGCCTTCGCAGCGCGCCGCATCATCGAGGCGGGCATCCTGGCCGAGTCGGGTCGGCCGCTGTCGAAGGTGATCCGCAAGCTGCGCGAGCACATCGCCGACGAGAAGCGCGCCATCGCCGGCGCCGACGCCGCCACCCGCGCCTTCCTGCTGGCCGACTTCCACGTCTGCCTGGCCGATCAGATGGGCCATCGGCTGCTGTGCGACGTGCTGCGCGACCTCACGGCGCGCACCACGCTGGCGGCCACGCTGTTCCAGTCCACGCACGAGGCGGGACAGTCCTGCGCCGAGCATGCGGCCATCGTCGCCGCGCTCGAGGCGGGCGAGATGAAGCGCGCGCGCCAGCTGATGCTGGACCACATCGGCAATGTCGAGGAGGCGCTGGAAGCCGAGGTCGCCGCCAGCCCCGCTGCCGACGAGCGCCTGCGCGCCACGCTGGCGCCGGTGGCGCTGCCACGAGCCTCGCGCTGA
- a CDS encoding DUF3892 domain-containing protein, producing MWIPVERVEGGLLSGGAYLRTVPDFTGVNNLLSLPELPTMNSLLAQALYGYRGLGQ from the coding sequence GTGTGGATCCCTGTCGAGCGCGTCGAAGGTGGATTGCTCAGCGGTGGAGCGTACTTGCGGACCGTCCCGGACTTTACCGGGGTCAACAACCTGCTCAGCCTGCCGGAACTCCCCACGATGAACAGCCTGCTGGCGCAGGCTCTGTATGGCTATCGGGGGCTGGGTCAATGA
- a CDS encoding Bug family tripartite tricarboxylate transporter substrate binding protein: protein MNTTTSLTRRHALIATCAALSPALGRSQAVLPDMLRMIMPFPPGNALDASARWFAEAYRTVTGRNAIVENKPGAAATIASAEVSRSKPDGSVVLFTTAGHLTTAVLMKKIPYDPIDGFTPVTPVAVGEGFIMVTRAGSRFNSVQDVLDAAKNAPGRISYASAGNGNSTHVVGALFAKSAGVDLLHVPYRGDFMTDLLSGVVDLMFVGTAVVWPFLESNKLKALGITGNKRAASLPQVPTFAEIGVKDVDLPSYVTILAPPNVPPAILAALHDGFSRTLRDPALVAKLKSNGMEPWILPPDQFKTHMRGELAHLQRVLPPLGIQMDL from the coding sequence ATGAACACGACCACCTCCCTGACCCGCCGCCACGCCCTCATTGCGACATGTGCGGCTCTGTCGCCGGCGCTCGGCCGGTCCCAGGCCGTGCTGCCTGACATGTTGCGGATGATCATGCCGTTTCCGCCGGGGAATGCCCTGGACGCTTCGGCCCGGTGGTTCGCGGAAGCCTATCGCACCGTCACCGGCCGCAATGCGATCGTCGAGAACAAGCCCGGGGCCGCGGCCACGATCGCGTCCGCCGAGGTGTCCCGCTCCAAGCCGGACGGATCGGTCGTCCTCTTCACGACAGCTGGTCACCTGACCACCGCCGTTCTCATGAAGAAGATCCCCTACGATCCCATCGATGGTTTCACTCCCGTCACGCCCGTCGCGGTGGGCGAGGGGTTCATCATGGTGACGAGGGCGGGCTCCCGTTTCAACAGCGTCCAGGACGTGCTCGACGCAGCGAAGAACGCACCGGGCAGGATCAGCTACGCATCGGCGGGCAACGGCAATTCGACCCATGTCGTGGGAGCGCTGTTCGCGAAGTCCGCCGGAGTGGACCTTCTGCACGTCCCCTACAGGGGCGACTTCATGACCGACCTCCTCTCCGGCGTCGTCGACCTCATGTTCGTCGGGACCGCCGTCGTGTGGCCATTCCTCGAGTCGAACAAACTCAAGGCGCTCGGGATCACGGGAAACAAGCGTGCGGCCTCGCTCCCCCAAGTCCCCACATTCGCAGAAATCGGGGTGAAGGACGTCGATCTGCCCTCGTACGTGACGATCCTGGCGCCGCCGAACGTGCCCCCGGCCATCCTGGCTGCGCTGCACGACGGCTTTTCCAGGACGCTGCGCGATCCTGCCCTGGTCGCGAAGCTCAAGAGCAATGGAATGGAGCCCTGGATCCTGCCGCCGGACCAATTCAAGACGCACATGCGAGGCGAACTTGCGCATCTGCAGCGCGTGCTCCCGCCTCTCGGCATCCAGATGGACCTCTGA
- a CDS encoding DUF2141 domain-containing protein, whose translation MNKLPLLAAALLAPLGALAADLHVSVVDGPAAPTPLYVALYDSAQGYESNKTVAAQIVQASAGAARLSFPGLAPGRYALRVFADENGNGKLDTNLMGLPTERYGFSNDAKGDRGAPGFDAAALQLNADLQTVIHLR comes from the coding sequence ATGAACAAGCTTCCCCTCCTCGCCGCCGCCCTGCTCGCCCCGCTGGGCGCGCTGGCGGCCGACCTGCATGTGAGCGTCGTCGACGGCCCTGCGGCACCGACACCGCTCTACGTGGCGCTCTACGACAGCGCCCAAGGCTACGAGAGCAACAAGACGGTGGCCGCGCAGATCGTGCAGGCCAGCGCCGGCGCGGCCAGGCTCTCCTTCCCCGGCCTGGCCCCAGGGCGCTACGCGCTGCGCGTGTTCGCCGACGAGAACGGCAACGGCAAGCTCGACACCAACCTGATGGGCCTGCCCACCGAGCGCTACGGCTTCTCCAACGATGCCAAGGGCGACCGCGGGGCACCGGGCTTCGACGCGGCGGCGCTCCAGCTGAATGCCGATCTCCAGACCGTGATCCACCTGCGCTGA
- a CDS encoding DUF1330 domain-containing protein, producing MPSYCIANIEVHTPDIYDSYRRQTAGTLPKFGGRFLVRGGVTEVAEGSWQPARLVVIEFPSMDDLQAWYRSPEYQSIVRGRREGARSDVVFVEGFAP from the coding sequence ATGCCCTCCTACTGCATCGCGAATATCGAAGTCCACACGCCTGACATCTACGATTCCTATCGACGTCAGACGGCCGGCACGTTGCCGAAGTTCGGCGGACGGTTCCTTGTCCGTGGCGGCGTCACCGAGGTCGCCGAAGGGTCCTGGCAGCCTGCGAGGCTCGTCGTCATCGAGTTCCCGTCGATGGACGATTTGCAAGCTTGGTATCGGTCTCCGGAGTATCAGTCGATCGTCCGAGGCCGGCGCGAGGGCGCCCGCTCGGACGTGGTGTTCGTGGAAGGCTTTGCTCCTTGA
- a CDS encoding indolepyruvate ferredoxin oxidoreductase family protein, giving the protein MNTAISLDDKYTAVSGLAYMNGTHALVRLPMLQRERDAAAGLDTAGFISGYRGSPLGGYDQALQKAKQHLDRHHVSFLPGINEELAATAVWGTQQANLRPGAKYDGVFGIWYGKGPGVDRSADVFRHANQAGTSAHGGVLALAGDDHSAKSSTMAAQTDHLFQAVGMPVLAPATLQDFIDLGLHGFAMSRFTGLWVGIKCVTDCVESAGIVDVSPDRIRPVLPQGLDLPPGGLNIRWPEEGFLAMEQRLMQHKLPAALAYARANRLDRVHFDSPGARRGIVTSGKSWLDVMQALEDLGIDATAARELGLKVYQVTMPWPLEPEGLVAFAQGCEELLVVEEKRDLLESQAKQVLYGRPAAPRVIGKAGADDLLSAAGEIDPAIVARAVAKWLGLAGPLATRRIAAIDAAVRAAEVHKPSEQRTPYFCSGCPHNTSTKVPEGSRAQAGIGCHYMAQWMDRETETFTQMGGEGANWVGQSRYVSDGHVFQNLGDGTYFHSGHLAIRQAVAAGTSITYKILFNDAVAMTGGQEHDGRLTPASIARQVLAEGVREVVVVTDDPAKYPAGFFPAGVQVHPRTELDLVQRRLREIPQVTALIFDQTCAAEKRRRRKKAAMPQEQRRAFIHSGVCEGCGDCGVQSNCVSIEPLETDFGRKRRINQSSCNQDLSCVQGFCPSFVTVTGGKPRKALAAAGDGGGKPMPALPDTQVPAIAARYGLLVTGVGGTGVITIGQLLGMAAHLEGKAANVLDMTGLAQKGGAVTSHVQIAPSRDLLHAPKLAAASADAVIGCDLLVTAGSDVLARLRRAHTRVVVNTDSPPTGAFTRDAEWSLPGDQLLDAVTQVVGTDHVASVPAASLAAALLGDAIAANAFLLGFAWQKGLIPLAAASIERTIELNAVAVEMNRQAFRWGRAAAADLPSVQAAARPAQVIQFVPRLTQTLEQLVEHRAGHLMAYQSAALAARYRTFVERVAQAESALGGGRRLAEAVARSYAKLLAYKDEYEVARLYADPKFREQLDAAFEGDWRLTYNMAPPVLPGRDPQGHLRKREFGPWIACLFPLLARLKGLRGTAFDVFGYTAERREERRLIADYERLVEHVLHRLHPGNHGQAIALAVLPEQVRGFGHVKEKAIARMRAEQARLLALFDAAPVPEVREAA; this is encoded by the coding sequence ATGAACACCGCAATCAGCCTCGACGACAAGTACACGGCCGTCTCGGGCCTGGCCTACATGAATGGCACGCATGCGCTGGTGCGACTGCCCATGCTGCAGCGTGAACGCGATGCCGCGGCAGGCCTCGACACAGCCGGCTTCATCAGTGGCTACCGCGGCTCGCCGCTGGGCGGCTACGACCAGGCGCTGCAGAAGGCGAAGCAGCACCTGGACCGCCACCACGTAAGCTTCTTGCCGGGCATCAACGAGGAACTGGCGGCGACGGCCGTGTGGGGCACGCAGCAGGCGAACCTGCGGCCTGGAGCGAAGTACGACGGTGTCTTCGGAATCTGGTACGGGAAGGGCCCGGGCGTGGACCGCAGCGCGGATGTGTTCCGGCACGCCAACCAGGCCGGCACCTCCGCGCACGGAGGAGTGCTTGCACTGGCGGGCGACGACCACAGCGCGAAGTCCTCGACGATGGCGGCGCAGACCGACCACCTGTTCCAGGCGGTGGGCATGCCGGTGCTCGCGCCGGCCACCCTGCAGGACTTCATCGACCTTGGGCTGCATGGCTTCGCGATGTCCCGCTTCACCGGCCTGTGGGTCGGCATCAAGTGCGTCACGGACTGCGTGGAGAGCGCCGGCATCGTCGATGTGTCGCCCGACAGGATCCGCCCGGTGCTGCCGCAGGGACTCGACTTGCCGCCGGGAGGACTGAACATCCGCTGGCCCGAGGAGGGTTTCCTTGCGATGGAGCAGCGGCTCATGCAGCACAAGCTGCCCGCGGCTCTGGCCTATGCGCGCGCGAACCGGCTCGATCGCGTGCACTTCGATTCGCCGGGCGCGCGCCGCGGCATCGTGACCTCCGGCAAGTCGTGGCTCGACGTGATGCAGGCCCTGGAGGACCTCGGCATCGACGCGACGGCCGCGCGCGAGCTCGGCCTGAAGGTCTACCAGGTGACGATGCCCTGGCCGCTGGAACCGGAAGGCCTTGTGGCTTTCGCGCAGGGCTGCGAAGAGCTGCTGGTCGTCGAGGAGAAGCGCGACCTGCTGGAGAGCCAGGCCAAGCAGGTGCTTTACGGGCGGCCTGCCGCGCCGCGCGTGATCGGAAAGGCCGGCGCCGATGACCTGCTGTCCGCCGCGGGCGAAATCGATCCCGCGATCGTGGCCCGCGCGGTCGCGAAGTGGCTCGGTCTAGCAGGGCCGCTCGCCACTCGTCGCATCGCCGCCATCGACGCGGCGGTGCGCGCTGCCGAGGTGCACAAGCCCTCGGAGCAGCGAACGCCCTATTTCTGTTCGGGTTGCCCACACAACACCTCGACCAAAGTGCCGGAGGGCTCGCGCGCGCAGGCGGGCATCGGCTGCCACTACATGGCGCAGTGGATGGACCGCGAGACCGAGACATTCACGCAGATGGGCGGCGAGGGCGCGAACTGGGTCGGCCAGTCCCGCTACGTGAGCGACGGCCACGTGTTCCAGAACCTGGGCGACGGTACGTACTTTCACTCCGGCCATCTCGCGATCCGACAGGCCGTCGCGGCCGGCACCTCGATCACATACAAGATCCTGTTCAATGACGCCGTCGCCATGACGGGCGGCCAGGAACACGACGGCCGCCTCACGCCGGCTTCGATCGCGCGGCAGGTGCTGGCCGAAGGCGTGCGCGAGGTGGTGGTGGTCACGGACGATCCGGCCAAGTACCCGGCGGGGTTCTTCCCTGCCGGCGTGCAGGTGCATCCGCGCACCGAGCTCGACCTCGTGCAGCGGCGCCTGCGCGAGATCCCGCAGGTGACTGCGCTCATCTTCGACCAGACTTGCGCGGCCGAGAAGCGCCGCCGCCGCAAGAAAGCCGCGATGCCGCAGGAGCAGCGGCGCGCCTTCATCCATTCCGGGGTCTGCGAAGGCTGCGGTGATTGCGGCGTGCAGTCCAACTGCGTATCGATCGAGCCGCTGGAGACCGACTTCGGCCGCAAGCGCCGCATCAACCAGTCGTCCTGCAACCAGGACCTGTCATGCGTGCAAGGCTTCTGCCCGAGCTTCGTGACGGTGACCGGCGGCAAGCCGCGCAAGGCACTCGCCGCTGCCGGCGATGGCGGTGGCAAGCCGATGCCAGCGTTGCCGGACACCCAAGTGCCCGCAATCGCAGCACGTTATGGCTTGCTCGTGACCGGTGTGGGCGGAACCGGCGTCATCACCATCGGGCAACTGCTCGGCATGGCCGCGCACCTGGAAGGCAAGGCCGCGAACGTACTGGACATGACGGGCCTGGCGCAGAAGGGCGGCGCCGTCACAAGCCACGTGCAGATCGCGCCCTCGCGCGATCTCCTGCACGCGCCCAAGCTCGCGGCCGCGTCAGCCGACGCGGTGATCGGCTGCGACCTTCTGGTGACGGCCGGCAGCGACGTGCTCGCTCGGCTGCGGCGAGCCCACACCCGCGTCGTCGTGAACACCGACTCGCCGCCGACCGGCGCGTTCACGCGCGACGCCGAATGGAGCCTGCCGGGCGACCAGCTGCTGGACGCTGTCACGCAGGTCGTGGGGACGGACCATGTCGCCAGCGTGCCAGCCGCATCGCTTGCAGCGGCCCTGCTCGGGGACGCGATCGCTGCCAACGCATTCCTGCTGGGATTCGCGTGGCAGAAAGGTCTGATCCCGCTGGCGGCGGCCTCGATCGAGCGCACGATCGAGCTGAATGCAGTGGCCGTCGAGATGAACCGTCAGGCCTTCCGGTGGGGACGCGCGGCTGCCGCGGACCTGCCCTCGGTCCAGGCGGCCGCGCGGCCCGCGCAAGTGATCCAGTTCGTGCCGCGCCTCACGCAGACGCTGGAGCAACTGGTCGAGCACCGTGCGGGCCACCTGATGGCCTACCAGTCGGCTGCGCTCGCGGCCCGCTACCGCACGTTCGTGGAGCGTGTCGCGCAGGCCGAGTCGGCACTCGGAGGCGGCCGGCGTCTCGCCGAGGCTGTGGCCCGTTCCTATGCGAAGCTTCTCGCGTACAAGGACGAGTACGAGGTCGCGCGGCTGTACGCCGACCCGAAGTTCCGCGAGCAACTCGACGCGGCGTTCGAAGGCGACTGGCGTCTCACCTACAACATGGCGCCGCCGGTGCTTCCCGGCCGCGATCCGCAGGGCCACCTGCGCAAGCGCGAGTTCGGCCCGTGGATCGCTTGCCTCTTCCCCCTGCTGGCGCGTCTGAAGGGGTTGCGCGGGACGGCCTTCGACGTGTTCGGCTACACGGCGGAGCGGCGCGAGGAGCGCCGGCTCATCGCGGACTACGAACGACTCGTCGAACACGTGCTGCACAGGCTCCACCCCGGCAACCACGGCCAGGCGATCGCGTTGGCCGTCCTGCCCGAGCAGGTGCGCGGCTTCGGCCACGTTAAGGAGAAAGCGATCGCGAGGATGCGGGCCGAGCAGGCGCGCCTGCTGGCCCTTTTCGACGCGGCTCCAGTGCCCGAAGTACGCGAGGCGGCCTGA
- a CDS encoding TetR/AcrR family transcriptional regulator, whose translation MQTTAKSPPRRLSPGASSTGPKRRADSEATRQRILNCAEKLFADAGFHATSVRDIATLAECQFALIGYHFGSKSELLDHVLTRRSSVLNEERMERLDRLRDRSKGKPIAIRELVEAFVGAIMERAGQGDAGWSNYTRLIAAIAISAEWSYLTDKHFNQVARQYVAEMKRSLPKVTDERLHQAFFFLLGAMCTVCARPDRVETLSQGRFGSKEVAHMTESLYTFLAAGITAVARDAGANKTAGMPR comes from the coding sequence ATGCAGACCACGGCCAAATCTCCCCCGCGTCGCCTTTCCCCCGGCGCCAGTTCGACAGGTCCGAAGCGACGGGCGGACAGCGAGGCGACCCGCCAGCGAATCCTCAATTGCGCCGAGAAGCTGTTCGCCGATGCGGGCTTCCATGCCACCTCGGTGCGCGACATCGCGACGCTGGCGGAATGCCAGTTCGCCCTCATCGGCTACCACTTCGGCTCAAAGTCGGAACTGTTGGACCATGTGCTTACGCGCCGTTCGTCCGTCCTGAACGAGGAGCGGATGGAGCGGCTCGATCGCCTTCGCGATCGCAGCAAGGGAAAGCCGATCGCGATCCGCGAACTGGTCGAGGCTTTCGTCGGGGCCATCATGGAGCGCGCAGGCCAGGGCGACGCTGGATGGTCCAACTACACCCGGTTGATTGCCGCGATCGCCATCAGTGCGGAGTGGAGCTACCTGACGGACAAGCATTTCAACCAGGTGGCGCGCCAGTACGTTGCCGAGATGAAGCGGTCTCTGCCGAAGGTCACCGACGAGCGCCTGCACCAGGCGTTCTTCTTCCTGCTGGGCGCCATGTGCACCGTCTGCGCGCGGCCCGATCGGGTCGAGACGCTGTCGCAAGGTCGTTTCGGCTCCAAGGAAGTCGCTCACATGACCGAGAGCCTGTACACGTTCCTCGCGGCGGGGATCACGGCCGTAGCGCGGGATGCAGGTGCAAACAAGACCGCGGGCATGCCGCGGTAG
- a CDS encoding C4-dicarboxylate transporter DctA produces the protein MPRFAKSLFGQVVIALVLGVAAGLFFPDFAVKLKPLGDGFIKLIKMIIPVLVFCVVVHGIAGAGDLKRVGRVGVKALIYFEVLTTIALALGLVLAFVFKPGVGMNVDPRALDPAAMSAYASNADKLTSGGTVEFLMKLIPTTVVNAFATGDVLQVLLFAVLFGCALALLGDLGKPVAMVVDSLSLVLFKIMGIIIKLAPLGVLGAIAFTVGKYGIGSLKQLGMLVVLFYASVLVFVFVILGFVMRLSGFSLIKLLRYLREELAIVFATTSSDSVLPQIMAKLRHMGIRDSTVGLVIPTGYSFNLDAFSIYITLAAVFIAQATNTPISMSDLLAILAIALVTSKGAHGVPGSAIVVLAATLHAIPAIPAIGLVLVLSVDWFMGIARALGNLIGNCVATVAIAAWEGDIDRERARAVLDGTHSPEDQPLAEPDSPVAAAHAAHAAHPAH, from the coding sequence ATGCCCCGTTTCGCCAAATCGCTCTTCGGTCAGGTGGTCATCGCGCTGGTACTCGGCGTGGCGGCGGGCCTGTTCTTCCCCGACTTCGCCGTGAAGCTCAAGCCGCTGGGCGACGGCTTCATCAAGCTGATCAAGATGATCATCCCGGTGCTGGTCTTCTGCGTGGTGGTGCACGGCATCGCCGGCGCGGGCGACCTCAAACGGGTGGGCCGGGTCGGCGTCAAGGCGCTGATCTACTTCGAGGTGCTGACCACCATCGCGCTGGCCCTGGGCCTGGTGCTGGCCTTCGTGTTCAAGCCCGGGGTGGGCATGAACGTGGACCCGCGCGCGCTCGACCCGGCGGCGATGAGCGCCTATGCGTCGAATGCCGACAAACTCACCAGCGGGGGCACGGTCGAGTTCCTGATGAAGCTGATCCCGACCACGGTGGTCAACGCGTTCGCTACCGGCGACGTGCTGCAGGTGCTGCTGTTCGCCGTGCTGTTCGGCTGCGCGCTGGCGCTGCTCGGCGACCTCGGCAAGCCGGTGGCGATGGTGGTGGACTCGCTGTCGCTGGTGCTCTTCAAGATCATGGGCATCATCATCAAGCTGGCGCCGCTGGGCGTGCTGGGCGCCATCGCCTTCACGGTGGGCAAGTACGGCATCGGCTCGCTCAAGCAGCTCGGCATGCTGGTGGTGCTGTTCTATGCCTCGGTGCTCGTCTTCGTGTTCGTGATCCTGGGCTTCGTGATGAGGCTCTCGGGCTTCAGCCTGATCAAGCTGCTGCGCTACCTGCGCGAAGAGCTCGCCATCGTCTTCGCCACCACCTCGTCGGACAGCGTGCTGCCCCAGATCATGGCCAAGCTGCGCCACATGGGCATCCGCGACTCGACGGTGGGCCTGGTGATCCCGACCGGCTACTCCTTCAACCTCGACGCCTTCTCGATCTACATCACGCTGGCGGCCGTCTTCATCGCGCAGGCGACCAACACGCCGATCTCGATGTCGGACCTGCTGGCCATCCTTGCGATCGCGCTGGTCACGTCCAAGGGCGCGCACGGCGTGCCGGGCTCGGCCATCGTGGTGCTGGCCGCGACACTGCATGCGATTCCCGCCATTCCCGCGATCGGGCTGGTGCTGGTGCTGTCGGTGGACTGGTTCATGGGCATCGCCCGCGCCCTGGGCAACCTGATCGGCAACTGCGTGGCCACCGTCGCGATCGCAGCCTGGGAAGGCGACATCGACCGCGAGCGTGCCCGTGCCGTGCTGGACGGCACCCACTCGCCGGAAGACCAGCCGCTGGCCGAGCCCGATTCGCCGGTTGCCGCAGCGCACGCGGCGCACGCTGCTCATCCGGCACACTAG